The sequence AGGCCCCGGGCGGCTCCTCCAAGCAGTCCCCGCAGGTCGAGCCGATCGCCAAGATCACCATTCCTGGCCTGTCGGACTGGATGGCCGATCTCCAGGGCAAGCACTGGTTCTTCATCTCGGACCTGGCCGGCGTCATCGGTGGTCTGGTCACCGAGATCTCGCTGCTGACCATCGTGGCCCTGCTGCTGATCCCCGCCACCTGGTGGGTGCTGTGGCGCACCTCCTTCGGCCTGCGCCTGCGTTCCTGCGGTGAGAACCCGATCGCCGCCGAGTCGCTCGGCGTCAACGTCTACAAGTACAAGTACATCGCCGTGATCGTCTCGGGCGCCCTCGCGGGCCTCGGTGGCGTGTACCTGTCCGAGGTCGCCAGCCCCATCTACCAGGAGGGCCAGACCGGCGGCCGCGGCTACATCGGTCTCGCCGCGATGATCTTCGGTAACTGGATGCCGGGCGGCATGGCGATGGGCGCGGGCCTGTTCGGCTTCATCGACAGCCTCAAGCTGCGCGGTGGCGCCGAGAACGTCCACGCGATGCTGCTGCTGATCGCGATCCTGCTGGTGCTCGTCTGCGTCTGGCAGCTGTACAAGAAGAAGTACATCCAGGCCGGCGTCGCGGCGGTCTTCGCCGCGCTGCTGTTCGTCTGGTACGCGACGACCGACTCGGTGCCGAGCCAGTTCGTGGACGCCGCTCCGTACCTGACCACGCTGCTCGTGCTCGCCCTGTCGGCGCAGCGCCTGCGGATGCCCAAGGCGGACGGCATGCCGTACCGCAAGGGTCAGGGCAAGTGACCTCGGACCGGACGGTGGACTGGGAAGCCCTGCGGACGCACGCCCGGGAAGCGATGACCCGGGCGTACGCCCCGTACTCGGGCTTCCCGGTCGGGGTCGCCGCCTTGGTGGACGACGGCCGCGTCGTGACCGGCTGCAACGTGGAGAACGCCAGCTACGGGCTGGGCCTGTGCGCCGAGTGCGGACTGGTCTCCTCCCTCCACGCCACCGGCGGAGGCCGCCTCACGCACTTCACGTGCGTGGACGGCAAGGGCGAGATCCTCGTGCCGTGCGGCCGCTGCCGCCAGCTGCTGTACGAATTCGGTGGCGACGAGCTGCTGGTGGAGACCCCGGACGGGGTCCTCCCGCTGGCGGCGATGCTGCCGCAGGCCTTCGGGCCCGACCACCTGAGATAGCCGTGCCGACGGCCCTTCGCCCCTGCCGGGGCGGGGGGCCGTCGTACTTCCGTTCCTGAACCCCTCATCTCCCCCTCTCTATGCGCGTAGAAGGAAGCACCTCATGGACGTCATCTCCGTCATCCGGACCAAGCGGGACCGCGGTGAACTGAGCCCCGAGCAGATCGACTGGGTCATCGACGCGTACACCCGCGGTGTCGTGGCCGACGAGCAGATGTCCGCGCTGGCGATGGCCATCCTGCTCAACGGCATGAACCGGACCGAGATCGCCCGCTGGACCGCGGCGATGATCGCCTCCGGCGAGCGCATGAACTTCGACTCCCTCTCCCGCCCGACCGCCGACAAGCACTCCACGGGCGGCGTCGGCGACAAGATCACCCTCCCGCTCGCCCCGCTCGTCGCCGCGTGCGGCGCGGCCGTGCCCCAGCTGTCCGGCCGCGGCCTCGGCCACACCGGTGGCACGCTCGACAAGCTGGAGTCCATCCCCGGCTGGCGCGCGCTGCTCTCCAACGAGGAGATGCTGCACGTCCTGGACACCACCGGCGCGGTCATCTGCGCGGCCGGCGACGGCCTGGCCCCGGCGGACAAGAAGCTCTACGCGCTGCGTGACGTCACCGGTACCGTCGAGGCCATCCCGCTGATCGCTTCCTCGATCATGTCGAAGAAGATCGCCGAGGGCACCGGCTCGCTCGTCCTGGACGTCAAGGTCGGTACCGGCGCCTTCATGAAGAACCTGGCGGACGCGCAGGAGTTGGCTCACACGATGGTCAGCCTCGGCAAGGACAGCGGGGTGAAGACGGTCGCGCTGATCACCGACATGTCGACCCCGCTCGGCCTGACCGCCGGCAACGCGCTGGAGGTCCGCGAGTCGGTCGAGGTACTGGCCGGTGGCGGCCCCGCCGACGTGGTCGAGCTGACCATCGCGCTGGCCAAGGAGATGCTGGACGCGGCGGGCATCAAGGACGCCGACCCGGCGAAGGCCCTCGCCGACGGCTCCGCGATGGACCACTGGCGCCGGATGATCGCGGCCCAGGGCGGCGACCCGGACGCGACCCTCCCGGTCGCCCGCGAGCAGCACGTGGTCACCGCCCCCGAGTCGGGCGTCCTGACCCGCCTGGACGCGTACGGGGTCGGCGTCGCCGCCTGGCGCCTGGGCGCCGGCCGTGCGCGCAAGGAGGACCCGGTGCAGGCGGGCGCGGGCGTCGAGCTCCACGCGAAGCCGGGCGACATGGTGACGGCGGGCCAGCCGCTGATGACCCTGCACACGGACACCCCGGAGAAGTTCGACTACGCCCTCGCCTCCCTGGCGGGCACGTACGACATCGCCCAGGTGGGCACGGCCTTCTCCGCCACGCCGATCGTCCTGGACCGCATCGCCTGACCTGTACTCACTCGTGCGGCTGAACGGGACCGGTGGACCCCCACCGGTCCCGTTCGGCATGCTGGGAGCGGTGCCAACAGCTTGAGGAGCACACCATGAGCGCACTCACCGTCCAGCAGGAGCCGCGGGGCGGCGACGGCTGGGAGGGCCTCGTCCGCCTCTGGGAGGAGACGGACTGGCCCGAGGGCTGCAAGGTGGAGATCATCGAGGGGATCGTCACCGTGGCACCACCACCCGTCAACGACCACAACTTGATCGCGGAGGCGGTGCAACGCCGCCTGTACACGGTCATCGCCGCCGATTGGGGCATCCACCAGACCCTCAATGTGGCCGTCCCGAGCCGCAGCGGTCTCTACATCCCGGACCTCGTGGTCGTGCCGAGGGAGAAGGTTCCGGAAGGGGAGAAGTTCGTTCCCGCAGCTGCGGCCGAGCTGGTCGTCGAGGTCACGTCGAAGTCGACGGCCGTCAACGACCGCGTGTCCAAACTGAACGGGTACGCCGCTGCGGGTGTCCCGCTCTACCTGCTCATCGATCCGCACGCGACGGGCAGCCCCACCATCCACCTGTACGGCGAGCCGAGCGACGGCAAGTACCGCGTTCTGCACGCGGGCAAGTTCGGTGAGGCCGTCCACCTTCCCGAGCCGTTCGACCTCGTCCTCGACACCTTCGGCTTCCCCCGCCCCTGACCTCGGAGCCGCGGCCGGGCCTCGTGGATCGCGCCTTGTGCGCCGCCGCCGATGACTTCCGGGGTGCCGGGGAGTCACCCTCTCGTGGAGATCCATCGACTCGTGCTGCCCGGTCCCGGACCGGCCGCCCCGCAGGACGCCGCGCTGCTGTGCGCACGGCTGGCCCGGCTCTACGACGGCGGGGCGGGGGCGGTGGTCTGCGACGCCGCCGCGGTGACCGCGCCCGGGCTCGGCGACGTACAGGTGTTGGCCCGGCTGCGGCTGGCCGCCCGGGGGCGGCCGCTGCGGGTGACCGGGGCCGCGCCCGCGCTGCGGGCCCTACTGGACCTCGTAGGCCTCGTCGAGCTCCTCGGGGAGGCCGAACAGCGGGAACCACCGCGCGGTGTCCAGGAAGGCGTTGAGCCCGACGATCCGGCCGTCTGAGATCTCCAGCACCTGGAGCGCCCACGGGGTGTGGCCCGGTCGTCCGTCCTCGCGCGGCCGGTACTGGCCGAAGGCGGGCAGGCCGTTCGCCGTCGTCGGGATCAGTCGGGAGCCCTTGCAGCCGATGCCCTGGTTGAGGTGCCAGGCCGCGATGTCCTCCTGGCCCTGGAGCCACAGGTCGAACGGCGGCATCGAGAGGACCGCGTCCTCGTGGAGGAGGGTGGTGAGCCGCGAGATGTCGTAGGCCTCGAAGGCGGAGAGGTACTGCTCCAGCAGCTTCGCCTGGTCCGCGTCGAGCGGATCCGCGGGGTCGCTGTCGCGCAGCGACTGCCCGGCGAGGGTGGCCCGTGCCCGCTGGAGGGCGCTGTTCACCGAGGCCGTCGTGGTCTCCAGGAGCTGGGCCACCTCGTCGGCCTTCCAGGCCAGCACCTCGCGCAGGATGAGCACCGCCCGTTGCTTCGCCGGCAGGTGCTGGAGCGCCGCGACGAAGGCCAGTCGGACGGACTCTTTCGCCAGCGCCATCTCCGCCGGGTCGGCGGTCTGCGGCAGCACCCGGCCGTCCGGGACCGGCTCCAGCCAGGTAACCTCGGGGCGCTCGTTGAGCACGGCGGAGGCCTGGTGCTGCGGGGCGGTCAGGTCCATCGGGCGGGCCCGCTTGTTGCCCGCGTTCAGCAGGTCCAGGCAGACGTTGGTGGCGATCCGGTACAGCCACGACCGCAGCGAGGAGCGGCCCTCGAACTTCTCGTAGCTGCGCCAGGCGCGGACGTACGTGTCCTGCACCGCGTCCTCGGCGTCGAAGGACGAGCCGAGCATCCGGTAGCAGTAGCCGGTGAGCTCGACCCGGTACCGCTCCATGGCCGTGTCGAGGTCCATTTCGGTGGTGGCGAGATCGCTCATGTCCGTCCGTCCCCCAAGTCGTTCCGCTCCTTCGGAACCTACCGGAGGGGTCTGACAACGGCAGCCGGAAGCCGGAGACGCGCCCATCGGAGCGCATATATGTCGTCATCAAGTTTCTTGACGTCAAGATTGATTTCGGGCAGGCTTCCGTCATGTATCTCGACATCGAGATACATGGGCGGTGGGCGCGGTCGATACGGGGGGCTGGGATGCGGCGCGGCGGGGAGATCCGGAAGGCACGACACAAGGACGGCGGTCTGTTGGCGCAACTGCGCCGGCCACCCGGCGGCCGTGACGCGCGGATCATGCTGCTCACCCAGGCCCTGGACCGGGCGGGCACCGGCGTGTGGGCCGCGTCCTCCGTCCTCTACTTCACCTTCGTCGTCGGCCTCGACGCCGGGCAGCTGGGCCTGCTGCTGGGCGCGGCCGGGGTGGCGGGCATCGCCGGATCTCCGCTGGCCGGCCATCTCGCCGACCGCTTCCAGGTCCGCACCCTGCTGATCGGCTGCCACCTGATCCGCCTCGTGGCCCTCTGCGTGCTGCTGGTGGTCACCGACTTCGGCCTGCTGCTGCTCCTGTTCGCCGTCACCCACCTGGGAGACCGGGCGGCCAAGACGCTGGAGATGCTCTTCGCCACCCGGGTCGCCGGCGAGCGGCGCTCCACCTACCAGGCGTTGTCGCGCAGTTCGGCCAACGCCGGCTACGCCCTCGGCGCCGGCCTCGCCGCCATCGGTCTCGCCGTCGGCACCCACGGCGCCTACCAGGTGCTGATCCTGGCGAACGCCCTGTCCTTCCTCGTGGCCGCGGCCCTGGTGTGGCGCACCCGGGAGCCGAGCGGCGCCGGGCTCGTGG comes from Streptomyces virginiae and encodes:
- a CDS encoding STAS domain-containing protein, coding for MEIHRLVLPGPGPAAPQDAALLCARLARLYDGGAGAVVCDAAAVTAPGLGDVQVLARLRLAARGRPLRVTGAAPALRALLDLVGLVELLGEAEQREPPRGVQEGVEPDDPAV
- a CDS encoding Uma2 family endonuclease; the encoded protein is MSALTVQQEPRGGDGWEGLVRLWEETDWPEGCKVEIIEGIVTVAPPPVNDHNLIAEAVQRRLYTVIAADWGIHQTLNVAVPSRSGLYIPDLVVVPREKVPEGEKFVPAAAAELVVEVTSKSTAVNDRVSKLNGYAAAGVPLYLLIDPHATGSPTIHLYGEPSDGKYRVLHAGKFGEAVHLPEPFDLVLDTFGFPRP
- a CDS encoding thymidine phosphorylase; its protein translation is MDVISVIRTKRDRGELSPEQIDWVIDAYTRGVVADEQMSALAMAILLNGMNRTEIARWTAAMIASGERMNFDSLSRPTADKHSTGGVGDKITLPLAPLVAACGAAVPQLSGRGLGHTGGTLDKLESIPGWRALLSNEEMLHVLDTTGAVICAAGDGLAPADKKLYALRDVTGTVEAIPLIASSIMSKKIAEGTGSLVLDVKVGTGAFMKNLADAQELAHTMVSLGKDSGVKTVALITDMSTPLGLTAGNALEVRESVEVLAGGGPADVVELTIALAKEMLDAAGIKDADPAKALADGSAMDHWRRMIAAQGGDPDATLPVAREQHVVTAPESGVLTRLDAYGVGVAAWRLGAGRARKEDPVQAGAGVELHAKPGDMVTAGQPLMTLHTDTPEKFDYALASLAGTYDIAQVGTAFSATPIVLDRIA
- a CDS encoding cytidine deaminase, translated to MTSDRTVDWEALRTHAREAMTRAYAPYSGFPVGVAALVDDGRVVTGCNVENASYGLGLCAECGLVSSLHATGGGRLTHFTCVDGKGEILVPCGRCRQLLYEFGGDELLVETPDGVLPLAAMLPQAFGPDHLR
- a CDS encoding ABC transporter permease, with protein sequence MSASTVSTKKAAPATGGRKKLTLPWILLIVAGALALVSVVRLISGANDLTSVGQVSGALSLAVPIGLAGLGGLWAERAGVVNIGLEGMMILGTWFGAWAGYQWGPWTGVLVGIAGGAVGGLLHAIITVTFNVNHIVSGVAINILALGFTQYLSNFTFAEAPGGSSKQSPQVEPIAKITIPGLSDWMADLQGKHWFFISDLAGVIGGLVTEISLLTIVALLLIPATWWVLWRTSFGLRLRSCGENPIAAESLGVNVYKYKYIAVIVSGALAGLGGVYLSEVASPIYQEGQTGGRGYIGLAAMIFGNWMPGGMAMGAGLFGFIDSLKLRGGAENVHAMLLLIAILLVLVCVWQLYKKKYIQAGVAAVFAALLFVWYATTDSVPSQFVDAAPYLTTLLVLALSAQRLRMPKADGMPYRKGQGK
- a CDS encoding sigma-70 family RNA polymerase sigma factor; its protein translation is MSDLATTEMDLDTAMERYRVELTGYCYRMLGSSFDAEDAVQDTYVRAWRSYEKFEGRSSLRSWLYRIATNVCLDLLNAGNKRARPMDLTAPQHQASAVLNERPEVTWLEPVPDGRVLPQTADPAEMALAKESVRLAFVAALQHLPAKQRAVLILREVLAWKADEVAQLLETTTASVNSALQRARATLAGQSLRDSDPADPLDADQAKLLEQYLSAFEAYDISRLTTLLHEDAVLSMPPFDLWLQGQEDIAAWHLNQGIGCKGSRLIPTTANGLPAFGQYRPREDGRPGHTPWALQVLEISDGRIVGLNAFLDTARWFPLFGLPEELDEAYEVQ